In one Vanacampus margaritifer isolate UIUO_Vmar chromosome 11, RoL_Vmar_1.0, whole genome shotgun sequence genomic region, the following are encoded:
- the srpx gene encoding sushi repeat-containing protein SRPX isoform X2 — translation MDMWSLLLLCVHICFCSAYEGSGQQAYGDDEDWYSHAFKGSAWCAPIKVKHGDVSCRTPRGHHSKNAMGTRCKIRCKQGYESQSTEVVCMASKHWSSNYACREIRCPKMNMPINGGYKCSDGSYYNSRCEFFCSPGFTLKGPKTATCQYNKAWSAAAATCVDEDPPKIKCPHVKDKWAEPGKLTARVTWDTPEGVDTADGILTDVILKGKAPKSDFPEGLHKLSYTVLDRAGNKGICRFTVRVRVRRCSPLSPPDNGYMKCDSDGDNYGATCEFTCTGGADLQGSAARVCQYGLTWSGSDTNCAPMNINVGVRRASALLDQFYEKRRLLIISAPTAANHNYRFQMTNLQHAQCGLDLRHITVIELVGNYPAQIGRIRHRLLPPMLALQLRLLLQIPQRSFQMVLVDKQGTDKQRYPFPITAAELFTTVDTLPLRKDEMVMQEAAGQTCQS, via the exons GGTCAGGACAACAGGCCTACGGAGATGATGAGGACTGGTATTCTCATGCGTTCAAAG GGTCAGCATGGTGTGCGCCCATCAAGGTGAAGCATGGCGACGTGAGCTGCCGCACGCCAAGGGGACACCACTCCAAGAACGCCATGGGAACGCGCTGTAAAATCCGCTGCAAGCAAGGATACGAGTCCCAGAGCACCGAGGTGGTGTGCATGGCCAGCAAACACTGGTCCTCCAACTATGCATGTCGAG AGATCCGCTGTCCCAAGATGAACATGCCCATTAACGGCGGCTACAAGTGCTCAGACGGATCCTACTACAATTCTCGTTGCGAGTTCTTCTGCTCGCCAGGATTCACACTGAAGGGCCCCAAGACGGCTACCTGCCAGTACAACAAAGCCTGGAGCGCCGCAGCCGCCACTTGCGTCG atgagGACCCTCCAAAGATCAAGTGTCCTCATGTGAAGGACAAGTGGGCAGAGCCAGGCAAGCTGACGGCCAGGGTGACCTGGGACACACCCGAAGGTGTCGACACGGCCGACGGCATCCTTACAGA TGTGATCCTGAAAGGGAAAGCTCCCAAATCGGACTTTCCCGAAGGGCTCCACAAGTTGTCCTACACCGTGTTGGATCGTGCGGGGAACAAAGGAATCTGTCGCTTCACTGTCAGAGTGAGAG TGCGGCGCTGTAGTCCACTCTCCCCTCCTGACAACGGCTACATGAAATGCGACAGCGACGGCGATAACTACGGCGCCACCTGCGAATTTACCTGCACGGGCGGCGCCGATCTGCAGGGCAGCGCCGCAAGAGTGTGCCAGTACGGACTCACCTGGTCCGGTAGCGACACCAACTGTGCGC CCATGAACATTAACGTGGGGGTGCGCAGGGCCTCGGCGCTGCTCGACCAGTTCTACGAGAAGCGACGGCTCCTCATCATCTCCGCCCCGACGGCTGCCAATCATAATTACCGCTTCCAGATGACCAATTTGCAG CACGCCCAGTGCGGACTGGACCTGCGTCACATCACCGTCATCGAGCTGGTCGGGAATTACCCAGCCCAAATTGGCCGCATTCGACACAGGCTTCTCCCCCCCATGCTTGCCTTGCAACTCAG GTTACTGCTCCAGATCCCACAAAGGTCCTTCCAGATGGTCCTGGTGGACAAGCAGGGCACGGACAAGCAACGTTACCCGTTCCCGATCACGGCGGCTGAGCTGTTCACCACCGTTGACACCTTACCCTTGCGCAAGGACGAAATGGTGATGCAAGAAGCTGCCGGACAGACCTGTCAATCATAA
- the srpx gene encoding sushi repeat-containing protein SRPX isoform X1: MRVLERGHERNPEVRGICPIVYFLCARFNGSGQQAYGDDEDWYSHAFKGSAWCAPIKVKHGDVSCRTPRGHHSKNAMGTRCKIRCKQGYESQSTEVVCMASKHWSSNYACREIRCPKMNMPINGGYKCSDGSYYNSRCEFFCSPGFTLKGPKTATCQYNKAWSAAAATCVDEDPPKIKCPHVKDKWAEPGKLTARVTWDTPEGVDTADGILTDVILKGKAPKSDFPEGLHKLSYTVLDRAGNKGICRFTVRVRVRRCSPLSPPDNGYMKCDSDGDNYGATCEFTCTGGADLQGSAARVCQYGLTWSGSDTNCAPMNINVGVRRASALLDQFYEKRRLLIISAPTAANHNYRFQMTNLQHAQCGLDLRHITVIELVGNYPAQIGRIRHRLLPPMLALQLRLLLQIPQRSFQMVLVDKQGTDKQRYPFPITAAELFTTVDTLPLRKDEMVMQEAAGQTCQS; the protein is encoded by the exons atgcgagtgttggaacgcggccatgaGCGAAACCctgaagtccgtggcatctgcCCCATTGTGTATttcttgtgtgcaagatttaatG GGTCAGGACAACAGGCCTACGGAGATGATGAGGACTGGTATTCTCATGCGTTCAAAG GGTCAGCATGGTGTGCGCCCATCAAGGTGAAGCATGGCGACGTGAGCTGCCGCACGCCAAGGGGACACCACTCCAAGAACGCCATGGGAACGCGCTGTAAAATCCGCTGCAAGCAAGGATACGAGTCCCAGAGCACCGAGGTGGTGTGCATGGCCAGCAAACACTGGTCCTCCAACTATGCATGTCGAG AGATCCGCTGTCCCAAGATGAACATGCCCATTAACGGCGGCTACAAGTGCTCAGACGGATCCTACTACAATTCTCGTTGCGAGTTCTTCTGCTCGCCAGGATTCACACTGAAGGGCCCCAAGACGGCTACCTGCCAGTACAACAAAGCCTGGAGCGCCGCAGCCGCCACTTGCGTCG atgagGACCCTCCAAAGATCAAGTGTCCTCATGTGAAGGACAAGTGGGCAGAGCCAGGCAAGCTGACGGCCAGGGTGACCTGGGACACACCCGAAGGTGTCGACACGGCCGACGGCATCCTTACAGA TGTGATCCTGAAAGGGAAAGCTCCCAAATCGGACTTTCCCGAAGGGCTCCACAAGTTGTCCTACACCGTGTTGGATCGTGCGGGGAACAAAGGAATCTGTCGCTTCACTGTCAGAGTGAGAG TGCGGCGCTGTAGTCCACTCTCCCCTCCTGACAACGGCTACATGAAATGCGACAGCGACGGCGATAACTACGGCGCCACCTGCGAATTTACCTGCACGGGCGGCGCCGATCTGCAGGGCAGCGCCGCAAGAGTGTGCCAGTACGGACTCACCTGGTCCGGTAGCGACACCAACTGTGCGC CCATGAACATTAACGTGGGGGTGCGCAGGGCCTCGGCGCTGCTCGACCAGTTCTACGAGAAGCGACGGCTCCTCATCATCTCCGCCCCGACGGCTGCCAATCATAATTACCGCTTCCAGATGACCAATTTGCAG CACGCCCAGTGCGGACTGGACCTGCGTCACATCACCGTCATCGAGCTGGTCGGGAATTACCCAGCCCAAATTGGCCGCATTCGACACAGGCTTCTCCCCCCCATGCTTGCCTTGCAACTCAG GTTACTGCTCCAGATCCCACAAAGGTCCTTCCAGATGGTCCTGGTGGACAAGCAGGGCACGGACAAGCAACGTTACCCGTTCCCGATCACGGCGGCTGAGCTGTTCACCACCGTTGACACCTTACCCTTGCGCAAGGACGAAATGGTGATGCAAGAAGCTGCCGGACAGACCTGTCAATCATAA
- the srpx gene encoding sushi repeat-containing protein SRPX isoform X3, translated as MGTRCKIRCKQGYESQSTEVVCMASKHWSSNYACREIRCPKMNMPINGGYKCSDGSYYNSRCEFFCSPGFTLKGPKTATCQYNKAWSAAAATCVDEDPPKIKCPHVKDKWAEPGKLTARVTWDTPEGVDTADGILTDVILKGKAPKSDFPEGLHKLSYTVLDRAGNKGICRFTVRVRVRRCSPLSPPDNGYMKCDSDGDNYGATCEFTCTGGADLQGSAARVCQYGLTWSGSDTNCAPMNINVGVRRASALLDQFYEKRRLLIISAPTAANHNYRFQMTNLQHAQCGLDLRHITVIELVGNYPAQIGRIRHRLLPPMLALQLRLLLQIPQRSFQMVLVDKQGTDKQRYPFPITAAELFTTVDTLPLRKDEMVMQEAAGQTCQS; from the exons ATGGGAACGCGCTGTAAAATCCGCTGCAAGCAAGGATACGAGTCCCAGAGCACCGAGGTGGTGTGCATGGCCAGCAAACACTGGTCCTCCAACTATGCATGTCGAG AGATCCGCTGTCCCAAGATGAACATGCCCATTAACGGCGGCTACAAGTGCTCAGACGGATCCTACTACAATTCTCGTTGCGAGTTCTTCTGCTCGCCAGGATTCACACTGAAGGGCCCCAAGACGGCTACCTGCCAGTACAACAAAGCCTGGAGCGCCGCAGCCGCCACTTGCGTCG atgagGACCCTCCAAAGATCAAGTGTCCTCATGTGAAGGACAAGTGGGCAGAGCCAGGCAAGCTGACGGCCAGGGTGACCTGGGACACACCCGAAGGTGTCGACACGGCCGACGGCATCCTTACAGA TGTGATCCTGAAAGGGAAAGCTCCCAAATCGGACTTTCCCGAAGGGCTCCACAAGTTGTCCTACACCGTGTTGGATCGTGCGGGGAACAAAGGAATCTGTCGCTTCACTGTCAGAGTGAGAG TGCGGCGCTGTAGTCCACTCTCCCCTCCTGACAACGGCTACATGAAATGCGACAGCGACGGCGATAACTACGGCGCCACCTGCGAATTTACCTGCACGGGCGGCGCCGATCTGCAGGGCAGCGCCGCAAGAGTGTGCCAGTACGGACTCACCTGGTCCGGTAGCGACACCAACTGTGCGC CCATGAACATTAACGTGGGGGTGCGCAGGGCCTCGGCGCTGCTCGACCAGTTCTACGAGAAGCGACGGCTCCTCATCATCTCCGCCCCGACGGCTGCCAATCATAATTACCGCTTCCAGATGACCAATTTGCAG CACGCCCAGTGCGGACTGGACCTGCGTCACATCACCGTCATCGAGCTGGTCGGGAATTACCCAGCCCAAATTGGCCGCATTCGACACAGGCTTCTCCCCCCCATGCTTGCCTTGCAACTCAG GTTACTGCTCCAGATCCCACAAAGGTCCTTCCAGATGGTCCTGGTGGACAAGCAGGGCACGGACAAGCAACGTTACCCGTTCCCGATCACGGCGGCTGAGCTGTTCACCACCGTTGACACCTTACCCTTGCGCAAGGACGAAATGGTGATGCAAGAAGCTGCCGGACAGACCTGTCAATCATAA